The sequence acGTTGGTATCAAGCCACGTGTTTATGTTATTTCAGGAGCTTTCTCTGAGTGGAACTTGATCTTTATGATACAGAAGTTCATCGTACATGACACACAAAACTGCTGTAGCTAAGACCAAGGAGAGAAgctcctgctcagagcacagAACTGTAGCCACTTCAGCAGTTCTTTGGCTGTGTATTATGTTGGTTTAGTCGTCCTCATCCTGTCTCCCACAGAACAGCATCTGATCTAAAATCTCTGGCAAGGTTTGCAATACCATACATAACATGCCCcatgctttcttaaaaaatgctttctccACGTCTGTAGCAATACTACCTTTCAGCACAGCATGTCACTGGATCACTAAAGCTGTTTCCTGTGGTAGGAAGCTTATATACAAGGGAGAAGAGGCTGTTAACAAGAGCTGCACCAGCATTAAGGGTGTGTGCTGAGGGTTGTTGCCAGACTTGCTTCTTTAGGCTTCTTGCAGTGACCCTCATACTTACAGTTATGCTCTGATACATTCAAAAAAAGACTTCGTGCGAATCTGTGATGGCTTTCAGTCACAGGGAGGGCAAGggttatttctgtgcttttgcatAGTGTATGTTCAGTGAGTGTGGTGCTGAGCCCAGCTTAAATCACAGGGAACAGGACAGAAACCTGAAGAGCTGAGGATATCTGAGCTGTGTTGGTACTGAAGAGTTAACCTgaggaaaatttgttttttttttttctgggtctTCTCGGCTCTCAATGTCCGTGGTCAAGTAGCAGggatttgttgggtttttttaatgtagtggAAGACAGTtaacttcaggatttttttctttgattctttAGCTCTGTCAACTTCCTTGGATATTGGGCTGAGTAACTGGAGCTTCCTATACGTCACTGTCTCCCTGTGAGTACAAACACCATCTTCCCTGGGAGCCCTCTGGTGGGGTTTAGAAAGTGCTTTGTCAGGGCCAGGTTCTTCAATGGGTGTATGGCTTGGTGGGGCTGGCGTGCAGGGTCTGTGATAGCTCGTTGGTAGCAATGCAGAAGTGGGTGATATGGTTCCTGGTAGTACTTTGCTGGGAAGGACTACATTGGAGGAGACTGACAGTGTATTTTGGTCCTTACAGCTACACGATGACCAAATCCTCTGCCATTCTCTTCATCCTGCTTTTTTCACTGCTCTTCAAGCTGGAGGAAGTGGTAAGGGTCCCACGTGATGCGTTAGGGAGGGAGAAGGTCAGGCCCAGGGAAACAGGCAGTTCATGTACAAGAAACATAAGTAGAGGAAGGATGCAATTATGTAGATGACTCTGAAAGAGAGGAGGTGCGTGTCTGTTCGGCTCCAGGGATCTGTAGTGACTTTGTGTTTGCTCTCATCCAGAGGGTGTCGTTGCTGCTGGTCGTTCTGCTCATCGCTGGGGGGCTCTTCATGTTCACCTACAAGTCCACGCAGTTCAACGCGCAGGGGTTCGTGCTGGTGCTGTGTGCCTCTTTCCTTGGGGGTATTCGCTGGACTCTCACGCAGATACTTATGCAGAAGGCTGAGCTGGGTACGTAGGGTGTTAGGGAGCGGGTGGTGGTGCTGGTAACAGGGAGGGGAATAAGGAGGTGGTAGCCCTtgctgcaaaaacaaaacatcttgTGTAAGGGGCAGTGTTGAAACCTGGGGCAGGGGTTATCTGTTGATGCGTAATGAAGGTGGGTTggcctctgcagcagcacaggcgTGGGCATTACAAATAAGGTGTATGTCTAGGAATGGTATTAATAAAGGCTCTAGGAGCTATGTTATTCCCTGGTTTGTTGCTACCTGGTCTATTATTGATTCTCCTCTTTCAGGGCTCCAGAACCCCATTGATATCATGTTTCACCTGCAGCCGCTCATGTTCCTGGGGCTCTTCCCACTCTTTGCGGTGTTTGAGGGTGCGTGAGTTAATTAGAGAAAGGAGGGATAGCTTTATAGAGTGGTTGGGGAGATTGCTTAGCAGTTCGTTGTTTGAGATTATTCATTTAGACAAGTGAACAGCTATGAACTTTACAAAGTAGTTAGAGACCTGGAATCATGAGGATCCAGATGTACCTTATGCTGGCAGAACATTAAAGAGGGCATAGGAATAGAAGCCTGCCACAGTTGTGGAAGTAAGGGCTATGAAGAACTGGCTCCACATCCTCCTGATGTTGGAATGTGAGCAGCCCACCCCCATCTTGTTGTGAGGAGTCCTGGGAGTTGGGAATGGTACTCTGCTACTCACTGTCTTGTTCCTAGGCCTGCCTTTGTCCGTATCAGAGAAGCTCTTCCGTTTCCATGAAGCAGGAATGCTGTTCTCTCT comes from Nyctibius grandis isolate bNycGra1 chromosome 19, bNycGra1.pri, whole genome shotgun sequence and encodes:
- the SLC35C2 gene encoding solute carrier family 35 member C2 isoform X4 — protein: MKSFPFPLLVTLLHLLLIFGLAALARALARCRSGRPRAALSWADCLRRAAPAALSTSLDIGLSNWSFLYVTVSLYTMTKSSAILFILLFSLLFKLEEVRVSLLLVVLLIAGGLFMFTYKSTQFNAQGFVLVLCASFLGGIRWTLTQILMQKAELGLQNPIDIMFHLQPLMFLGLFPLFAVFEGLPLSVSEKLFRFHEAGMLFSLEICILFLATHLLGDRLSLLNWLGFAVCLSGISLHIVLKAINSKGEKALKVHNEASSDPDLELLLRHPEHGEEEEEDVETPQQQ
- the SLC35C2 gene encoding solute carrier family 35 member C2 isoform X2 — protein: MTKSSAILFILLFSLLFKLEEVRVSLLLVVLLIAGGLFMFTYKSTQFNAQGFVLVLCASFLGGIRWTLTQILMQKAELGLQNPIDIMFHLQPLMFLGLFPLFAVFEGLPLSVSEKLFRFHEAGMLFSLVGKLFLGGILAFGLGFSEFLLVSRTSSLTLSIAGIFKEICILFLATHLLGDRLSLLNWLGFAVCLSGISLHIVLKAINSKGEKALKVHNEASSDPDLELLLRHPEHGEEEEEDVETPQQQ